CGTCCAAGGTCCGCTCGGCGGTGATATGGTGATCGAGAACCAGAAGTTCTTTGGTCTCGGAAGCCATGGCTTCCAGGATCGGACGGGCGTAACTGAAATCGACAATCACGACACGGCGATCCTGGAGATCGGGAGGGGGCGGGTGGCCATGTTTGACCGGTAAAAAACTCGCGCCCGGAAACTTTTTCCACAGGGCCCAAGCCGCTCCGAACCCATCGGAACACTCGGCATGATACAAGACAATGTCCGGAGAGCCATGGAATGGGGGGGCGGAAGATACGGTACCCATAAGAGTTGGGAGAGAATAGCATGCCTAGGTCAGGACTAAAAGGCGTCTGTCGCGTTCATGCCGACCGGCAGGCATGACTCACAACTCGTTCAGGTGACAGATCAATTGGCGAAGTCGACCGGCGCTGCGTCGATTAAAATTGAACACGAGTCGAGGGAGATCGCGCAGGGTCGGCTCATCCAATTCTTCCGCAAGTGGGCCGCGAAGTTCGAATGTGCCGTCCAAGAGGAGATCGCCGAATCGGTCGCGGATCTGTTCGAGTTGCTCAGCCGTAATGGTCTGCTTGAGCCGCATGGCGAGCTCTCGCCCTACAAAGCGTATGGAATGGTAGCGCCGGTAGAATCTGAGGATCTGGCTCACGGCTGCGTCTGCGGTATCGACGATTGAGAAGAGATTCATATCCTCTTCATTGATGAGTTTGCGCCTCAGCAATTGCCGCGTCACAAAAGCCGACCAATCGTCCCAATAGTCGCAGCCCGGGGCCTGAAGGCAGATGATCGGTTGCGGGTCGCTTTTGCCGGTCTGGGCGAGCGTGAGGATTTCAAACCCTTCGTCGTGCGTGCCGAACCCGCCGGGGAAAAGCGCGATGGCATTGGCTTCCTTTTGAAACATCAACTTGCGGGTGAAAAAGTATTTGAAGGTAATGAGCTTCGGATCATCGGCGATCGTTGAGTTCGGCCCTTGTTCGAACGGCAGCATAATGTTGACGCCGAAACTGTTCTCGCGTCCGGCCCCTTCTTGGGCCGCACGCATGATTCCATCTGCTCCACCGGTGATGACCATGAACCCTTCCCGGACGATGCCTTGGGCGAATTGGTGTGCAAGTTGATAGTTCGGATCATCGGAGAGTGTTCGTGCCGAGCCGAAGATGCTGACTTTCTGGCGATGGCGATACCCATGGAAAACACTGAATGCATGACGCAGCTCTTTGACGGCACGATTCACGATTTTCACATCCAGAAGATCCAAGTGCGCATCATGGAGTTTCAGCAGCCCTGTCAGAAGTTCCGTCATGAGGCCGGCATGCAGGTCATCCTCACGGCTGTCGAGAAGGGCGCTGATTTGATGCAAGATCTCGTCTCGTGACAAGGCGGGACGAGGTCGAATCTGCGGAGATCTGCCGGTTGTATTCATGGTTGTCCTCATACGGTAAGTGAGAGAAGGAATTGTACCAATGGATCGGAGGTTGGTCAAAGATTGACGGGATCTGGTGCGGCTAGGAGGGGTCGAACGATTTGGGGAGCTTGGCCAGCACCCAGGCTTTGATCCTGGACTGATCCGCGAGGGGAAGGTCGATGAATTGTATCTCTACACCCCGAGGTGCGGCGATGAGGGAACTGGTGGGGCCGGCTACCGGCTCAATGCTCGTGTTATTCAAGATGTTCCCTCGGATGGTCAAGGGACTCATCATCTCAGAGAGACAAAAGCTCAATAGGACTTTAGTCCCCGGCAACAACAGCGCGGGAGACTCCACCGAGGCGCCGGCATGACTGAGCTGCGAGATGGCGATCTGATATTCCGCTCCCGCACCCTCTCCATCCAAGATACTGATGGTGGCTGAGATGTTTGCCGCGCATCGCTTTGGAGAAAGGACCAGGTCCCTCGCGGTGAGGACGCCGACCGGTTGATCTTGTTTCGTGACGATGAGGATCGGTGTCCCGGTGGACATCATGAGCGCCGACGCCTCGTCCATTGCTCGATCGTATTCGATAAACTGGACCGGGCGTGTCATGATGGTTCGAACCTCGATGTCATCCGGTTCGAGACCCTGCGCGACGACCTTCTTGACGATGTCGGTCGGCGTCATGAGTCCGAAGCGAGACTCGGTATCTTTGACCAGAAGGCAAGGCATGCGTTCGCGTTCCAAGAGCGATGCGGCTTCAGTGACCGAGACGTCTCCTGGAATCTGGACTACGCCGGGTGTCATCATGTGTGCAACCAGTATGGTCTGGTGATCCGTGGCTTTTGGTTCTTGACCGTCCGTGTCCGCCATTCCT
Above is a genomic segment from Candidatus Nitrospira nitrificans containing:
- a CDS encoding CBS domain-containing protein, with the protein product MADTDGQEPKATDHQTILVAHMMTPGVVQIPGDVSVTEAASLLERERMPCLLVKDTESRFGLMTPTDIVKKVVAQGLEPDDIEVRTIMTRPVQFIEYDRAMDEASALMMSTGTPILIVTKQDQPVGVLTARDLVLSPKRCAANISATISILDGEGAGAEYQIAISQLSHAGASVESPALLLPGTKVLLSFCLSEMMSPLTIRGNILNNTSIEPVAGPTSSLIAAPRGVEIQFIDLPLADQSRIKAWVLAKLPKSFDPS
- a CDS encoding LOG family protein is translated as MNTTGRSPQIRPRPALSRDEILHQISALLDSREDDLHAGLMTELLTGLLKLHDAHLDLLDVKIVNRAVKELRHAFSVFHGYRHRQKVSIFGSARTLSDDPNYQLAHQFAQGIVREGFMVITGGADGIMRAAQEGAGRENSFGVNIMLPFEQGPNSTIADDPKLITFKYFFTRKLMFQKEANAIALFPGGFGTHDEGFEILTLAQTGKSDPQPIICLQAPGCDYWDDWSAFVTRQLLRRKLINEEDMNLFSIVDTADAAVSQILRFYRRYHSIRFVGRELAMRLKQTITAEQLEQIRDRFGDLLLDGTFELRGPLAEELDEPTLRDLPRLVFNFNRRSAGRLRQLICHLNEL